A stretch of DNA from Myxococcales bacterium:
TCTGACGATATCGTCGCTTGTGACCGCCCCCGCGATGGTACGCGGTAATCCGACCATTCACGTTGCGGCCACCACTCTTCGTTACCCGGCCGCCGACCTGGGACTTTTCCGGTGCTTTGCTGGTGATTTCCGCAAAGTCGGAAACGCTCATGTTGCGGCGTCCCGGTGATGTTGGCTTGTAGACTTTGACCGGCATGGTTCTTCCTACACTCCCTCGAAGAATTCGATGCTGTGACCTTCGGCGAGTTTCACGATGGCCTTCTTCCATTCGGCCTTGCGACCGATTTTGCGCCCCACTCGCTTTGTCTTGCGCGGTTGCCGCATGGTGCGAACTTCCGCGACCTCAACCTTGAACAACACTTCGACCGCGCGCCTAATATCGTGCTTGGTGGCGTCAGGGGCGACTGCGAAAGTCGCAAGATTGTTTTCCTCACGGCCGATGGTGCTTTTCTCCGTGACGAGGGGGCGGCGAATTACCTGGTGAACGTTCACGCCTGGGCCTCCTTCGCGGACTCAACGAGCCGAGCTTCGACTGCAGCGACCGCGCTTCGGGTCAGCAGCAAGTTCTTGTGTCGCAGTACGTCGTACACGTTCAATCCCTCGGCGCGGATGACATCTACGCCGGGCAAGTTGCGCGCCGAACCTTCGACAGTCGGATTGGGTGCGTCCAACACGATCAGCAACGTGCGCCCGCCTACGCCGAGGCCCGCGAGGGTCTCGACCATGCGCTTGGTGCTAAAACCATCGACTTCGAGAGACTCGACTACGTGAATCTGTTCCTGTGCGAGCTTCCACGAAAGCGCGCTGCGCAGGGCTGCGCGTCGGGTTTTCTTGTTGAGCTTGTGGGCGTATTTGCGCGGTACCGGACCGAAGGTGATGCCGCCTCCCGCCATCTGCGACGCTCGCGTCGTACCCTGGCGGGCGCGACCGGTTCCCTTCTGTCGAAAGGGCTTGGCGCCACCGCCGGAGACCATCGCACGATTCTTCGTGCTGTGGGTACCCGCGCGTCGCGCTGCCAACTGTCTTC
This window harbors:
- a CDS encoding 50S ribosomal protein L23, translated to MNVHQVIRRPLVTEKSTIGREENNLATFAVAPDATKHDIRRAVEVLFKVEVAEVRTMRQPRKTKRVGRKIGRKAEWKKAIVKLAEGHSIEFFEGV
- the rplD gene encoding 50S ribosomal protein L4 translates to MASLDSKSVGSNNSSELGLNPAVFEAAIRPYLVQAEVRRQLAARRAGTHSTKNRAMVSGGGAKPFRQKGTGRARQGTTRASQMAGGGITFGPVPRKYAHKLNKKTRRAALRSALSWKLAQEQIHVVESLEVDGFSTKRMVETLAGLGVGGRTLLIVLDAPNPTVEGSARNLPGVDVIRAEGLNVYDVLRHKNLLLTRSAVAAVEARLVESAKEAQA